The following are encoded in a window of Candidatus Goldiibacteriota bacterium genomic DNA:
- a CDS encoding NAD(P)H-hydrate dehydratase, which produces MYLVDSASMKAIDSVATEKFGVPASILMENAGANTVTAMTNEYGALAYRNIAVFCGAGNNGGDGFVIARHLLSEGAVVAVFLTGDESKMSPESKQNMELVKKYGIAVVKLESLEDINRHNRMITLSDILVDALIGTGLSRDVDGFMAQLIVYINTLNKRTVSVDIPSGVDADTGNINGVAVYADLTVTFGLPKTGMAVFPGHANTGKLVVADINFPPELLLQPRPDVLVTAELIGPLMPYRQPNANKGSFGPIFILGGSPGLSGAVVLAAKAALRSGAGIVNVGIPESLHGVVKPGCDEMIVTSLKETSKGMLAYSNKENILKLCAAAKVVIIGPGIGRDPETQKLVRELVSELKKPLVIDADGINAVAADKNCLKNNTKDVIMTPHIGEMARLCGIEISEVIKGKIKVLKDFTASFGINVLLKDGRSMLADPQGNMYVNTTGNSGMATPGSGDVLTGLIAALMAHGMQSVQAGILGSYIHGLAGDLLLSETSEEGITAGDIALNIPKAIMKLK; this is translated from the coding sequence ATGTACCTTGTTGATTCCGCTTCAATGAAAGCAATTGACTCTGTTGCAACAGAAAAATTCGGCGTTCCCGCATCCATATTAATGGAAAACGCGGGCGCGAATACTGTCACCGCAATGACAAATGAATATGGGGCGCTTGCCTACCGTAATATTGCAGTCTTCTGCGGCGCCGGAAATAACGGCGGCGACGGCTTTGTAATCGCGCGTCATTTGTTAAGTGAAGGCGCTGTGGTGGCGGTTTTTCTTACGGGTGATGAAAGTAAGATGTCCCCTGAATCAAAGCAAAATATGGAATTGGTGAAAAAGTATGGAATAGCGGTTGTAAAACTTGAATCGCTGGAAGATATTAACCGGCATAACCGGATGATAACATTAAGCGATATCCTGGTGGACGCTCTTATAGGCACGGGATTAAGCAGGGATGTTGACGGATTCATGGCGCAGCTTATTGTTTACATTAACACCCTTAATAAAAGGACTGTTTCTGTTGATATACCGTCAGGTGTTGACGCGGACACAGGCAATATTAATGGCGTGGCGGTTTACGCGGATTTAACCGTTACTTTTGGCCTTCCAAAAACAGGTATGGCAGTTTTCCCGGGGCACGCAAATACAGGCAAACTTGTGGTGGCGGACATTAATTTTCCGCCGGAATTATTATTACAGCCAAGGCCTGATGTCCTTGTAACAGCGGAGTTGATTGGCCCGCTTATGCCGTACAGACAGCCAAATGCCAATAAAGGCAGTTTTGGCCCCATATTTATACTTGGCGGTTCGCCCGGTTTAAGCGGCGCTGTTGTGCTTGCCGCAAAAGCCGCTTTAAGAAGCGGTGCGGGGATAGTAAACGTGGGTATTCCGGAATCGCTTCACGGTGTTGTAAAACCGGGCTGCGATGAAATGATTGTAACAAGCCTGAAAGAAACTTCAAAAGGGATGCTGGCATATTCTAATAAAGAAAATATATTAAAACTGTGCGCTGCCGCGAAAGTCGTAATAATAGGGCCGGGTATAGGAAGGGACCCGGAAACGCAGAAACTTGTAAGGGAACTGGTATCAGAGTTAAAAAAACCGCTTGTGATAGATGCCGACGGCATAAACGCTGTTGCAGCAGACAAAAACTGCTTGAAAAATAATACCAAAGATGTTATTATGACACCACATATTGGAGAAATGGCAAGGTTGTGTGGTATCGAAATATCCGAAGTAATAAAGGGAAAAATAAAGGTTTTAAAGGATTTTACCGCGTCTTTTGGAATTAATGTTCTTTTAAAAGACGGCAGGTCAATGCTTGCCGATCCTCAGGGAAATATGTACGTGAATACAACCGGCAATTCCGGAATGGCAACACCCGGAAGCGGTGACGTTTTAACCGGACTTATCGCGGCTTTAATGGCTCACGGAATGCAGTCGGTTCAGGCGGGAATACTTGGAAGTTATATTCACGGGCTTGCCGGGGACTTATTACTTTCAGAAACAAGTGAAGAAGGCATAACAGCAGGAGACATTGCTTTAAATATTCCAAAAGCTATTATGAAGCTTAAATAA
- the acpS gene encoding holo-ACP synthase: MIRGIGIDITDVKKLKTAVRRNKRFLLRVFNQFEIDYCSGKKNSMLHFAGRFAVKEAFIKAVSDVKGIALNSISTSNNKNGKPEIQITPEIKKIMAMKKAKSILITISHTDTAAAAVCILEG; the protein is encoded by the coding sequence ATGATACGGGGAATAGGGATAGACATTACAGATGTCAAAAAATTAAAAACGGCCGTAAGGCGTAATAAGCGGTTTCTTTTACGCGTGTTTAATCAGTTTGAAATTGATTACTGCTCCGGTAAGAAAAATTCTATGCTGCACTTTGCCGGCAGGTTTGCGGTTAAAGAGGCGTTTATTAAAGCGGTATCGGATGTAAAGGGAATTGCTTTAAATTCTATCAGCACATCAAACAACAAAAACGGAAAGCCGGAAATTCAGATAACTCCGGAAATTAAAAAGATAATGGCTATGAAAAAAGCAAAGAGTATACTAATTACAATTTCGCATACGGATACGGCCGCGGCAGCGGTTTGCATACTGGAGGGTTAA
- a CDS encoding RNA polymerase sigma factor, with the protein MDSRLDKIYKQHGKYVYNVALGMLRNRDDAQDVTQNVFIKLHNSLDSFRGDSDIKTYLYRMAINSSIDYIRRQSTHRDKLEKMEPETTVSMPDNLSFYSLIDKLDDDHKAVLLLSEIGGFKYEEIAEILQTKTGTVKSRASRAIVKLREILAKEVIR; encoded by the coding sequence ATGGACAGCCGGCTGGATAAAATATACAAGCAACACGGAAAGTACGTTTACAACGTGGCGCTGGGCATGCTTAGAAACCGCGATGACGCCCAGGATGTCACGCAGAACGTATTTATCAAACTGCACAACAGCCTGGACTCTTTCCGCGGTGATTCGGATATTAAAACCTATCTGTACCGCATGGCGATAAACAGCAGTATTGACTATATAAGGCGGCAGTCCACTCACAGGGACAAACTGGAAAAGATGGAACCGGAAACAACGGTATCAATGCCCGACAACCTTTCCTTCTATTCCCTTATAGATAAACTTGACGATGACCACAAAGCTGTCCTGCTTTTATCCGAAATAGGCGGCTTTAAATATGAGGAAATTGCCGAAATCCTGCAGACCAAGACCGGAACTGTAAAATCAAGAGCAAGCAGGGCCATTGTAAAACTGCGGGAAATACTGGCTAAGGAGGTAATAAGATGA
- a CDS encoding zf-HC2 domain-containing protein translates to MKCKDVTEKLYDMKKGALPPTEMLEISTHLKHCPSCMAQNNAINEIRTIFRNTLEPVPDAVYRNIKASTSQKRGFSIPFLKPVPITAFALSLLLLFSLLKLTSAPKNQEDELAAFIYDSYAQSNETYDNEIPSNIEYVTYAY, encoded by the coding sequence ATGAAATGTAAAGACGTAACAGAAAAACTTTACGATATGAAAAAAGGGGCGCTTCCGCCGACAGAAATGCTTGAAATATCCACACACTTAAAACACTGCCCTTCGTGCATGGCACAAAACAATGCCATTAACGAAATCAGGACAATATTCAGGAACACTCTTGAACCCGTGCCTGACGCGGTGTACCGTAATATAAAAGCATCTACATCTCAAAAGAGAGGCTTTTCTATTCCCTTTTTAAAACCTGTTCCCATAACAGCTTTTGCACTCTCACTTTTACTGCTGTTTTCACTATTAAAACTTACAAGCGCCCCTAAAAACCAGGAAGACGAACTTGCCGCATTCATTTATGATTCCTATGCGCAATCAAACGAGACATACGATAATGAAATACCGTCAAATATAGAGTATGTGACTTATGCATACTAA
- a CDS encoding periplasmic heavy metal sensor, whose amino-acid sequence MKKFSLLMVLIAVLTAVPLFASGNTPHRDKPGNGPGVVGADGIFDLYEELDLTQDQLLKIKQLRSESREKTLNLRHEIHMTFMEQKEEIEKDAPDTKKLDATCDKISESQKALMKLRLNDMLEVKKILTPEQNKKLILLMETKKDAFKKKGFFGKHEDKKTGLK is encoded by the coding sequence ATGAAAAAGTTTTCTTTATTAATGGTTTTAATTGCGGTTTTAACAGCTGTGCCTTTATTTGCTTCAGGAAACACCCCTCACAGGGACAAACCCGGAAACGGTCCCGGCGTTGTAGGCGCTGACGGTATTTTTGACCTTTACGAAGAACTTGACCTTACACAGGACCAGCTTCTTAAGATAAAACAGCTGCGCAGCGAATCCCGCGAAAAAACCCTGAATTTAAGGCATGAAATCCATATGACTTTCATGGAACAAAAAGAAGAAATTGAAAAAGACGCCCCTGACACAAAGAAACTTGACGCCACTTGCGATAAAATATCCGAAAGCCAGAAAGCCCTGATGAAACTGCGTTTAAATGACATGCTGGAAGTTAAAAAAATTCTTACCCCCGAACAGAATAAAAAGCTGATTCTTCTGATGGAAACAAAAAAAGACGCTTTTAAAAAGAAGGGTTTCTTTGGGAAACACGAAGATAAAAAAACCGGCTTAAAATAA
- the surE gene encoding 5'/3'-nucleotidase SurE: MRAANKPLIVISNDDGIKAAGIKALYDEFIKFADVFVIAPESEKSGASHSVTIHKHLKVKKVKFGKSAGYSVAGTPADCVKLAIFNLLKKAPDMVVSGINHGPNYGKFIIYSGTVGAATEAALLGIPSVAASINDYEKDADFKRAAVVTADVVKKVLSGKVKIKKYSLLNINVPASAVMIKGVKVTHKANDEFREKYLEKKHKGKTVYFWHVVERVKVKGPASDIDWVDDGYITVTPLHFDLTDRNSLKQLEKNFIK, encoded by the coding sequence GTGAGAGCTGCAAATAAACCGCTGATAGTGATTTCCAATGATGACGGGATAAAAGCCGCCGGGATAAAAGCTTTATATGATGAATTTATAAAATTTGCCGATGTGTTTGTAATTGCCCCTGAAAGCGAGAAAAGCGGGGCATCGCATTCGGTTACGATTCACAAACATTTAAAGGTTAAAAAGGTAAAATTCGGAAAATCCGCGGGATACAGTGTTGCCGGTACGCCGGCTGACTGTGTTAAACTGGCTATATTTAATCTGCTGAAAAAAGCTCCGGATATGGTGGTGTCGGGTATTAACCACGGCCCGAATTACGGGAAATTCATTATCTATTCCGGAACTGTAGGCGCTGCCACAGAAGCGGCGCTTTTGGGTATTCCGTCTGTCGCGGCATCCATCAATGATTATGAAAAAGATGCAGACTTTAAAAGGGCGGCTGTTGTCACGGCGGATGTTGTGAAAAAAGTCCTGTCAGGAAAGGTCAAAATAAAAAAATATTCACTGTTAAATATAAATGTGCCGGCGTCAGCGGTTATGATTAAAGGCGTTAAAGTCACGCATAAAGCTAATGACGAATTCAGAGAAAAGTACCTTGAAAAAAAGCATAAAGGCAAAACAGTATATTTCTGGCATGTTGTTGAAAGGGTAAAGGTAAAAGGGCCCGCTTCGGATATTGACTGGGTGGATGACGGTTATATAACTGTTACTCCGCTGCATTTTGACCTGACAGACAGAAATTCCCTGAAACAATTAGAAAAGAATTTTATAAAATAA
- a CDS encoding HAD-IIB family hydrolase → MITLISDVDGTLLGDPAALNELNEYITEHRDSFHLIYATGRDVTEMNRGIFTEGLIMPDAAILSTGSEIYTVESGAFLPDVQWESIISASWDKNKVEEAAKKVEGLMTQGKSEKLKVSYFIDPSAAEQIRCRFRKLFKEQGIKAKIIISHEKYLDIIPENCDKGKAAEFLIKKLAMSYDSSVVAGDSENDTDLFESFYHGIVVGNARHGLRLSTQNRDFYMAGTDYAAGVLEGLKYYMQRLK, encoded by the coding sequence ATGATAACACTTATAAGTGACGTTGACGGAACCCTGCTGGGAGACCCGGCTGCGTTAAATGAGTTGAATGAGTATATTACGGAACACAGGGATTCTTTTCATCTTATTTATGCAACAGGAAGGGATGTAACGGAAATGAACAGGGGAATTTTTACCGAAGGCCTTATAATGCCGGATGCGGCCATTTTAAGCACCGGTTCGGAAATTTACACGGTTGAAAGCGGAGCTTTTCTGCCGGATGTTCAGTGGGAAAGTATTATTTCAGCTTCTTGGGATAAAAATAAAGTGGAAGAAGCGGCAAAGAAAGTGGAAGGTCTAATGACCCAGGGCAAGTCGGAAAAATTAAAAGTGTCTTATTTTATAGACCCTTCAGCCGCTGAGCAGATAAGGTGCAGGTTCCGGAAGCTTTTTAAAGAACAGGGGATAAAGGCGAAAATTATAATCAGCCACGAAAAGTATCTGGATATAATACCCGAGAACTGCGATAAGGGAAAAGCAGCGGAGTTTCTTATTAAAAAATTAGCTATGTCATATGACAGTTCTGTTGTGGCCGGTGACAGTGAAAACGACACAGATTTATTTGAATCTTTTTATCACGGCATAGTTGTGGGCAATGCCCGGCACGGGCTTAGGTTAAGCACTCAGAACAGGGATTTTTATATGGCGGGAACTGATTACGCGGCAGGTGTACTGGAAGGTTTAAAATACTACATGCAGAGGCTAAAGTGA
- the lnt gene encoding apolipoprotein N-acyltransferase, protein MKIHFILLALLSSLILAFSFPNIIYQGLFVPSFFLIWCAFIPVFYVIFKEDNTKHAFWFSYFSGFVFYAIGLYWLKNVYPMGAFAYVSWFALSAYLPLWIAVPAALSVILKKRFGTQVLLSLPALLTFGEYIREWLFSGFPLLTPAQSQFMFPESLQILKITGVHGLNYIIYFVNTAAALLLLKQLNIKEKQNITALAVFSSVFICAVISPFLFKDIKSTGKPYNAVILQANIDQDVNWDVNYRIKVLGTMQQMVKEAEKCEPDIFVWPETGFPGMFAADALASAEITGWTQKPAVHLIGSDYSVYKDGEMKYYNSIFALSGDAKITGSYSKFHLVPFGEYVPFASTFKFVKKVVRRYGYIGFEKGEKIEPVPAGAYKTAPLVCYDGLFPEISRRFAYKGVDFFAHLSYETWYARSAASAQIFTNTLLRAVENDRYLVRCVASGISGIVSNRGDIVISSGLFEKAMLCGRIYIDENQKKTPYTKYGDWFPFLMLILLGFAAFLQRKK, encoded by the coding sequence ATGAAAATACACTTTATTTTATTGGCCTTATTATCGTCTTTAATTCTTGCGTTTTCTTTCCCGAATATAATATATCAGGGCCTTTTTGTACCTTCGTTTTTTTTAATATGGTGCGCGTTTATTCCTGTTTTTTATGTAATATTTAAAGAAGATAATACAAAGCACGCTTTTTGGTTTTCTTATTTCTCGGGATTTGTGTTTTATGCGATAGGGTTATATTGGTTAAAAAATGTTTATCCTATGGGTGCTTTCGCTTATGTTTCGTGGTTTGCATTGTCAGCTTATCTGCCTTTGTGGATTGCCGTTCCGGCAGCTTTATCTGTCATATTAAAAAAGCGTTTTGGGACACAGGTGCTTCTATCCCTTCCGGCGTTATTAACGTTTGGGGAATATATAAGGGAGTGGCTCTTTTCAGGTTTTCCTCTTTTAACTCCGGCGCAAAGCCAGTTTATGTTTCCGGAATCACTGCAGATATTAAAAATAACGGGGGTTCATGGTTTAAATTATATTATTTATTTTGTGAACACCGCGGCCGCTTTATTGCTTCTTAAACAGCTGAATATAAAAGAGAAACAGAATATCACCGCGCTTGCGGTTTTTAGTTCGGTTTTTATATGCGCTGTTATATCGCCGTTTTTATTTAAAGACATTAAAAGTACCGGAAAGCCCTATAACGCGGTTATACTGCAGGCGAATATAGACCAGGATGTTAACTGGGATGTTAATTACAGGATAAAGGTTTTAGGGACAATGCAGCAGATGGTTAAAGAAGCTGAGAAGTGCGAACCGGATATTTTTGTATGGCCGGAAACGGGTTTTCCGGGTATGTTCGCGGCAGATGCTTTAGCGTCCGCGGAAATAACGGGCTGGACACAAAAACCGGCGGTGCATCTTATTGGTTCGGATTATTCGGTTTATAAAGACGGGGAGATGAAATATTATAACAGTATTTTCGCGCTGTCAGGTGACGCGAAAATAACAGGTAGTTATTCCAAATTCCACCTTGTCCCGTTCGGCGAATATGTACCGTTTGCATCCACATTTAAGTTTGTTAAAAAGGTGGTAAGGCGGTATGGGTATATTGGTTTTGAAAAAGGGGAAAAAATAGAACCTGTGCCGGCAGGCGCTTATAAAACAGCTCCGCTTGTGTGCTATGACGGGTTATTTCCCGAAATAAGCAGGCGGTTTGCATATAAAGGGGTGGATTTTTTCGCGCACCTTTCTTATGAAACCTGGTATGCAAGGTCAGCCGCGTCAGCGCAGATTTTTACAAATACGCTTTTAAGGGCTGTGGAAAATGACAGATACCTTGTACGTTGTGTGGCATCGGGTATTTCCGGTATAGTATCCAACAGGGGGGATATAGTCATAAGTTCCGGGCTTTTTGAAAAGGCCATGCTTTGCGGCAGGATTTACATTGATGAAAATCAAAAAAAGACGCCATACACAAAATATGGAGACTGGTTTCCGTTTTTAATGCTTATACTTTTAGGCTTTGCCGCTTTTCTTCAGAGGAAAAAATGA
- the flgK gene encoding flagellar hook-associated protein FlgK translates to MSILIGLEAALKSMRASTTAINTASHNIANMNTDGYSRQAANISATQPLNNPNGAGQLGTGSEVSYIQRIRNLYLDTQIRTELGNLGEAEILSDTYQTLAAMFPEVSGVTTSGISVQLEAFWKGWENLAVEFTKPAADRDIESAKNQIYSAAKGLASLVRSRSSSLMSLQMDLNSALRLNVQEANDYIKQIASFNQSIIKAQSTGQIPNDILDKREQAIQNLSKIMNVYVAQRSDGASVITIGGRILVNGAEYNRLATMAGTKDPKLEDIGIIDSGASPVNITKNIDSGKLAGLIEARDVVIQGYITDLDILASSMITVVNKIHRTGVTDVAGTLTQNDREFFTGTRAADFGVSEELQGGTMINDTKYQEGDLAQIIANLDNKLMSNWVTSNMLAGITSDSTLGSTGKLIINSIEIDFAATDTVRDLIQKININVEDFMAVFDDTNNSFFMTGSQYFNIEETDASGNPVVPPVLLNKIKMFQEQVSAAPVNYFASATGNKVVGASSWALQQSKFSTEPSSSGTVVVNFEGQNYEIDWNESQIINLTTMNIGFIDSNAAKPNFVLSTFRANEQKIYFSSGINSGTDANRVPPFMIYDQEGNFTKTMNLIGAVRFQDHFESTMGKLKGALNSALNVESQYETTTNSLKGMQSEVTAVDENAEIAKAKLYQRSYDASVRLMAVIDQMLNMLINRMGTPSSDIQ, encoded by the coding sequence ATGAGCATATTAATAGGGCTGGAAGCTGCGTTAAAATCAATGAGGGCAAGTACAACCGCCATAAATACGGCATCGCACAATATTGCCAATATGAATACTGACGGTTATTCCAGGCAGGCGGCCAATATATCCGCGACACAGCCGCTTAATAATCCCAACGGCGCGGGGCAGCTGGGAACAGGTTCGGAAGTCTCTTATATTCAGAGAATAAGAAACCTTTATCTTGATACTCAGATAAGGACGGAACTTGGCAATCTTGGGGAAGCGGAAATTTTGTCAGATACATATCAGACACTTGCCGCAATGTTTCCGGAAGTAAGCGGTGTAACAACGTCAGGCATATCGGTTCAGCTTGAAGCTTTCTGGAAAGGCTGGGAAAATCTTGCTGTTGAATTTACCAAACCGGCTGCTGACAGGGATATTGAGAGCGCAAAAAATCAGATTTACTCGGCTGCCAAGGGGCTTGCAAGCCTGGTAAGGTCAAGGTCTTCTTCTTTAATGAGCCTTCAGATGGATTTAAATTCGGCATTAAGATTAAATGTTCAGGAAGCAAATGATTATATTAAACAGATTGCATCCTTTAATCAGTCAATCATTAAAGCGCAGTCAACAGGGCAGATACCCAATGATATCCTTGATAAAAGGGAACAGGCAATACAGAACCTTTCTAAAATCATGAATGTTTATGTGGCGCAGAGATCTGACGGAGCTTCTGTTATTACTATAGGCGGAAGGATACTGGTAAACGGAGCGGAATATAACAGGCTTGCCACGATGGCAGGTACTAAAGATCCAAAACTGGAAGATATAGGTATTATAGATTCCGGAGCGTCGCCGGTAAACATTACAAAAAATATAGACTCGGGCAAACTGGCCGGACTGATAGAGGCAAGGGACGTGGTTATTCAGGGTTATATTACCGATCTTGATATTCTTGCCAGCAGTATGATTACAGTGGTTAACAAGATTCACAGGACGGGTGTGACAGATGTGGCAGGCACCCTTACGCAGAACGACAGGGAATTTTTCACCGGCACAAGGGCAGCTGATTTTGGTGTAAGCGAAGAACTGCAGGGCGGAACCATGATTAACGATACAAAGTATCAGGAAGGGGATCTGGCACAAATAATCGCGAATCTGGATAATAAATTAATGAGTAACTGGGTGACTTCAAACATGCTTGCGGGAATCACATCGGATTCCACGCTTGGCAGCACGGGCAAACTGATAATAAACAGTATTGAAATTGATTTTGCGGCTACAGATACTGTGCGCGACCTTATACAGAAGATAAATATCAACGTGGAAGACTTTATGGCTGTTTTTGACGACACTAATAATTCCTTTTTTATGACAGGAAGCCAGTATTTTAATATAGAAGAGACAGATGCTTCGGGAAACCCTGTTGTTCCTCCGGTTTTACTTAACAAGATAAAGATGTTTCAGGAGCAGGTAAGCGCGGCACCGGTGAATTATTTTGCGTCAGCCACCGGGAACAAGGTGGTTGGAGCTTCTTCGTGGGCGCTTCAGCAGAGCAAGTTTTCAACGGAACCATCATCTTCAGGTACGGTAGTAGTTAATTTTGAAGGGCAAAACTATGAAATAGACTGGAATGAATCACAGATTATTAACCTTACAACTATGAATATTGGTTTTATTGATTCAAATGCCGCGAAACCGAATTTTGTACTTTCCACTTTCAGGGCAAATGAACAGAAAATATATTTCTCATCCGGTATAAACAGCGGCACTGATGCTAACAGGGTTCCTCCGTTTATGATTTATGACCAGGAAGGAAATTTCACAAAGACAATGAACCTTATAGGCGCGGTAAGGTTCCAGGATCATTTTGAATCCACCATGGGTAAATTAAAAGGAGCCCTTAACAGCGCGCTTAATGTAGAATCACAGTATGAAACTACAACCAATTCTCTTAAGGGCATGCAGTCTGAAGTTACCGCGGTGGATGAAAACGCGGAGATTGCGAAAGCCAAACTTTACCAGCGTTCTTATGACGCGTCGGTCAGGCTGATGGCGGTAATAGATCAGATGTTAAACATGCTGATAAACAGGATGGGTACTCCTTCCTCTGATATTCAGTAA
- the flgN gene encoding flagellar export chaperone FlgN, whose product MINTETAGKFIKCVEAQKALYLKLKPVVAEENKLLSERKVKNLESLIKKQEDMIISIKNLEEEKMELFKELALQAGFKKEEPVKLQDVIEKAGESLKKAGEAVENLMAVVREVDGLNAGNAHLIKEYLGVMDFTAKLKEKMNNKTATTYTDSGIINEKKAEQQKSKFDTKI is encoded by the coding sequence ATGATAAATACGGAGACCGCGGGAAAGTTTATTAAATGCGTAGAGGCGCAAAAAGCACTTTATCTGAAATTAAAACCTGTTGTAGCGGAAGAAAATAAATTACTTTCTGAAAGAAAGGTTAAGAACCTTGAATCCCTTATAAAAAAACAGGAAGATATGATTATATCCATAAAAAATCTTGAAGAGGAAAAGATGGAGCTTTTTAAGGAACTGGCGCTGCAGGCGGGTTTTAAAAAAGAAGAACCTGTGAAGCTGCAGGATGTAATTGAAAAAGCCGGGGAAAGTTTAAAAAAAGCCGGCGAAGCGGTGGAAAACCTTATGGCTGTCGTGCGTGAAGTTGACGGTTTAAACGCAGGCAACGCGCACCTTATAAAAGAATACCTTGGCGTTATGGATTTCACGGCCAAACTTAAAGAAAAAATGAATAATAAAACAGCTACAACATATACGGACAGCGGAATAATTAACGAAAAAAAAGCAGAGCAGCAAAAATCAAAATTTGACACAAAAATATAG
- a CDS encoding flagellar biosynthesis anti-sigma factor FlgM translates to MADNNIGNINPLISQGIKDISGRNQQVIKQDAAATGGVLDKVEISKQAKLIGKALMEINKMDEIRVDLVEKAIDNKVAETGKVPAHVLAAKLLMED, encoded by the coding sequence ATGGCAGACAACAACATTGGGAACATAAATCCGCTTATTTCGCAGGGCATTAAGGATATTTCCGGAAGAAACCAGCAGGTAATAAAGCAGGACGCCGCGGCTACCGGCGGTGTTTTGGATAAAGTTGAAATATCAAAGCAGGCAAAGTTAATAGGTAAAGCACTGATGGAAATCAATAAAATGGATGAAATAAGGGTTGATTTGGTTGAAAAAGCAATTGATAACAAAGTGGCTGAAACCGGAAAAGTACCGGCGCATGTCCTTGCGGCCAAACTTCTTATGGAAGATTAG
- a CDS encoding rod-binding protein, with translation MSNFLGGAEISARTEMLGLTNQLKNAEMQAQKAENTGGANSADRVKKTAVEFESIFLGYMLKQMRKTVPDDPLFGNSTAKDIFYDMHYDNMAKEMAKAGGIGLATILYNQLSKMDGNTQK, from the coding sequence GTGTCAAATTTTCTTGGCGGCGCGGAAATATCCGCGCGCACAGAGATGCTTGGGCTAACAAATCAGCTTAAGAATGCTGAAATGCAGGCGCAAAAAGCGGAAAACACAGGCGGGGCAAATTCTGCGGACAGAGTGAAGAAAACTGCTGTTGAATTTGAATCAATTTTTCTGGGTTATATGCTTAAACAGATGAGAAAAACCGTGCCTGATGACCCGCTTTTTGGTAACAGCACGGCTAAAGATATATTCTACGACATGCATTACGATAATATGGCAAAGGAAATGGCAAAAGCCGGCGGTATAGGCCTTGCGACAATATTGTATAACCAGCTGTCTAAAATGGACGGAAATACGCAGAAATAG